In the Triticum aestivum cultivar Chinese Spring chromosome 2B, IWGSC CS RefSeq v2.1, whole genome shotgun sequence genome, GGTCCCTATCAGCCCGTTGTGGCTGCACAGGTAGAAGTCGTACGTCACAGGGTCGACAATTCTGGTGTCCACCACCGTGCCAGGGAGCACATTGCCATTCTTCGTCTGCAGCGGCTCGTTGTGCTCCTTGGGGAACAGCCGCGTGTGGTGCCGCTTCTTGGCCACAATCACGGTGATCGTCGGCGAGTAGCCCTTCACCTTGATCACCTTCTCCATGTCTGCAAGCTCCTCGTTAAGGACCATCTCGAACTGTCCATCACTCACGCCATCACGGAAGTAAATGATTCTCTGAGGCTTTACGCCGGCCTTCTTCTCAAAGACACCGATGAGCTCTTGGACAATCTCGCCGAGGTTCTTGATCACCTCACAGCGGTGCGGCTGGGCGCGGATTCTAGGCACGTACTTGGTGGCGCCCCTATTCATGGACGCAACCACAGCTGCTATCGACGGGCTTTCCACATTCCCGGGTGACGGGTGGTTCACGTCCGCGCCGATGAACATGTAAGGAACACCGTTGTCCAGTGGGAGCTTGTCCTGGAGCTGGACGTTGATGCCCCCGAGCTTGCTGTTGATCTTGAGAGCAAGGTTGGACATGTACTGGTCCTGACCCTGGGTTTTGTTTGCGAGGTGGCTCAAGAAACACTGGGTTTGGATCCCCAGCTGCGTCTCGCAGATCAGCTTCAGTGTCTTGTACCCAGGATGCTGTTCAGACATCGGGCAGAAGAGGAGCTGCAGCTTCTGGTTCTTCTTCACCGCAGCCTGCTTAGCTTTGTTCAGCTCCTCGTACAGTTGGTGTGGATCTGATAGCACTGACATTGCCGATAGATGCACAAAACATGCTGTCTTGTTCATCTGAATGCCAAGGTCACAGCACTTCTTGACGATATAGTTAATAAACATGTTCCCATCAAGCGCTTGCTGCTTGTTGTGAGATGGCCGTGCACTGAAGTCCACAATGCCCCAGCACTGAAGTGCTTTGCCTTCTACCAGTTTCTTCCCCATGAGGTTCCACTGGCAATTAGATGGAGTGATACTTAAACTGCCAGGGGCTCCTCTGGAGGAGCCGAGTGTCAGCATGGGAGGAGAAAGGACCCTGCCAGTGACTTCCATCATCTTCACATCCAAAGAAATCCCAAACTGTTGAGCTATTTCTCCCCTGGAAATAAAATGGTGATTAGTACCTCATAcaaacatttttttttcatttttccacaAAAAAGATAAAGATCTGTTGTCGAGTTCGTATTGTGCCTttgcaaaagaaataaaacagagaAGGGCTTAAATATCAGCAATACAAACAAGCAAATGAGAACATGAGTTGGCAAATATATACTGATTACATGGTTACAGTCTACTTTCTCTACCAAGAATGTAATAGCATCCGtattaagtactccctctgttccataatacttgtcgtggttttagttcaaatattatggaacgaagggagtaatatGGTAGAGGTACTTATGTAGCATTAACTtatcatagtactccctccttcccatattATTAGGCGTATTAGTTTCAGCACGAAGATTAACGCAGGTCTATCGTTAGTTTATTACGTGAGCCGTCGTACAATTTTTTACGTGAGCTAACAGCATGAGAGATCCATCAGACGTGATTTGTTTTATTTCCAGAAAAATAGGGATTCTTAACtgtacaagagagagagaggaagtagTCTGCGCCTAATATCATGGGATTGCATGAAAAAGCTAATACGCcctatattttgggaaggagggagtaccagtTAAATACTGCAACatgtctactccctccgtcccataatataagagtgtttttgacactacactagtgtcaaaatcgCTCTTataatatgggacggagggagtagtttcctATGACCAAAATACTAACAGATGGTTAtacatttttgacactacactagtgtcaaaaacgctcttatattatgggacggagggagtagtttcctATGACCAAAATACTAACAGATGGTTATACATTTGCAAACAATATAAATTGATTCAAACTCAAATAGTTACCTGCAAGGCCCATCTTCAGCTTTGACCGCAGTCTCAATCTCCCACTTCCGCTCAGCTGCCTTGATTAAAGCCTTGCTTTTCAGTGCTCTATCAGTGTCCTTGTTCAAATTTGCCATTGGATACCTCTGTCCTTCAACAAGCTTACAAAGCTCAATGGGCACATAATTTGGTTTGTCTTTGCTCTTGCTTAAATCCAGGCATGGAAGCATCTGATACTCAATCACCTTGCCATACTGCTGAGCAAAATAGTCAACAAGTTTCCTTGACTGCCCTGATTCCGAATCCAAAAAGGTGATCTGGCTGGCTGGCAAATCAGTGAAGCCTTGAATAGTGTACTTCTGCTTAGTCTTCCGGTGGGACACAGTAACACGTTGGCTTTTGAGCTCATACACCAACTTTTCCCGATGAGTCTTGTTCAGTGCTGTCCTGTAGTCAAGGGGAAGGGGCTTTATAAACTGCCGCACAATATCCAGAACAGGTCCATCTCTGCGAAATGGCATAACTGAATAGTCGACACATAGGACCAGTCCCTGTTGAGTGTGTTTAAGGGTCTGCTGGGTTCCTTTCATTGATACAACACCTGACCCCATATCCGCTTTGCTTTGTGGTGAGTAAAATCCATGACCAAGTATAATCTTGCTCCAGCTAGAAGCCTCACGCACAATGACATCAAGACCCTGTAAGATCTCCCTAGCCACAGGCAGCTCCGAGAGTTGGCTTAGAGGAAGCTGCTTCTTGAACTCTACTGATACAATGTAGGTCTTTGAACGAACTCTGACACGGAATAAACCTTCTGGCAGTTGTGCAACAGTAAATAGGTTTCTCTTTCCATCATAAGCAACAGCCGATGAAAGCTGCCGAAAGCTGTCATCCTTGAAAAGCTCGGCCTTTGCAGAAAGAAAATCTGCATTGGAGAGCTCCTTGCCAGAAACCTTTGAAGACGCTGGATCAAACTTGATATCTATGTCATAGTGAAAAAAGGTTGACAGCTTTGGGTACTTGACTATGAAGTGGTTTACCAAAAGCTGGACCCTGGCTTGACATAATGTTCCACCACCATCAGGTCTTTGCATTGGCACACGTATGCCATTGGGAGACACAGCAACTGGGGGCGCTAATGGTTCTAATTTTGCCACTTCTTTGGAGCTGATGCGTTCTAGTGAAAAAGGAAGATCAGTTAGAATTAGAAACAAAGTAAATTTGCACGAGCCAAATACTcaacaaaaatatatttttttcctTCCAGCTTATGTTCTAATACGATTTTTTCCCAAGTCAACATAGGAAAAAATGCTAATCATTCAGAACTTTGGGTAAAATTAAACAGTGTCTGAATCTTCTCAAACTGCAAGCTGGCAAACAAAATAAGGCTACCTGAAATCCTAGTTTTCCCTTTTTCACAAGTGCTCTGTATCCTCTGAAACAAATAACTCTCATGTGGAAACAGTGGCATAAAAATTGCAAATGATTCAAAATTAGTAATTTATGTGTGTGCCTAAACAAGGCATTGCCACAAATCCCTCTCACTTGTTTTGCATAACACCATAGTTACAACCTAATCATCCTAAAATTAAATGCTTCCTCCAGATACAAACATGATATAAGGTTAATCACTAACAGGTAGGAGTATGAGCCAAGATCTAGTGGAGATTATCGTACAGATAGAATTCATCTATAATTACTTGTTTCAATCCATACCGAACACAAAATTATATGAAACCTAAGCTAACTCGAGGAAGAGGATATTATGATATAATCAAACAATGCTACGATGGTACGAAAATTAAGCTAGCATCTCGACTAAGAATAGTGCACAAATCTGCTAGGGCCAAACAAAATACAGTTCAGATCGCACTCCCATCATTCTAGTCAACCATGAGAAGTTCCCTGCTATACCATCGGCACAGAGCGACAAGGAACGCCTTGATCAATCGCATACACAAGTGGAACCATACCGTGTAGACTCAATTCAGCGTCACAAATCCCTAGATTACTCGAGGAACCGTCAAGGTATTGAATTATTGCTTAGGAACAGAGTATGCTAAGTTAAGCAGGACAGGGGAATCGCTTACCGACGGATCCAGATGAGCGCCCCGCCTCCTCGGACTCAACCCTCCTCGCCGCAGAcgctggcgccggcgccggcgccggcgccctcaCCGGGACGTATTCCCCGGGTCCTCCGGCGGTCCCTCTCCCAGGCTGCGCCCACGCGTTCCCACCGCGCCCACCGCCGGGGCCGTACCCCCGCCCACCACCGCCAGGACCACGCCCTCCCGGCCCGCCTCCGCGGCCCTCGCCGCCTCCCTGCGGACCATAGCCCCGCCCGcggccctcgccgcccccgcgagGAGCGTAACCTCCGCCGCGAGGCGCGTAGCCACCTCCGCGGCCCTCCATGCCCCCTTGGGGCCCGTAGCCTCCGCCTCCTCCGTATCCTCCACCGCTTCCCTGAGCGCCCCGGCCTTGACCGCCTCCTCCgtagcctcctccgcctccttgagGCCCGTAGCCACCGGGCGCCCCGCCACGCCCGCCACCGCGAGATCTCccgcggccgcggccaccgccgccgccttgctcgtAATCCATCCCCACGAAAAACCCTAACGGCGAGACAATCTCTAGATCAAATGGCTAAGGAAGGTTTGGATCGAATTTTTCTCTGTTGCTTCGGCCCGAAGCAGAGGAATGGCAGTTCCCCGTTGGGGTTCGTGAGCGCGAGGGACGGGGCGGGCAGTTCCGATTCTACCCCTGGCGGTTTCGGGGATAAGGAGTTGGAGCGGGGTAAAGCCGGCGGTGTGCTCAGGGGTATAACCGGAAACATCAGTCAATGCAAGTCAAGCCGGAGCATGCCACGAAGCTGCCGCGCGACGCGTGGGGTCGCGGTCTCGGTCGTctgccttttttctttttctttccgctTAGATGTTAGATCTCGCTTTTGCAGTTCAGTGGCTACGCTCGCAAATACTCCGTAAAGATGTGTTTTTTCCTCCCAAACACGGGTAACACGTCTCAACATATTCAATGgctagagcatcttcaatagaaaATCCAAATTTAAAGATGTACTGTAAAACAGAAGATGTAAAAGTTTACATCTTTAAAAAGTGATTTTTACATCTCCAAAAAATTTACAAACAGAATATATACAAGTAGATTGTGCAATTTAACGGTTTAAACATTTTTCATTTTACGTACGCtatattctcaaaaaaaaaagtacGCTACTAAATATAATTTCCTTTTTCGAGATTGAGAAAACGCCCTCGAGGCTGTTTATTCATTAGTAGGCGAGTTCATATGTGACTGAACATGCTGAATCATAAAACTATGGTTTACATGATAAATGATGAAGCAAGGAGTAAGATGAAGAGCCTATCTAACCAACACATGTGCTGCTATATTGGCACTCCGCACAAACTGAAGCTTAAGACCCCGTAAAGATAAGAC is a window encoding:
- the LOC123046434 gene encoding protein argonaute 2 produces the protein MDYEQGGGGGRGRGRSRGGGRGGAPGGYGPQGGGGGYGGGGQGRGAQGSGGGYGGGGGYGPQGGMEGRGGGYAPRGGGYAPRGGGEGRGRGYGPQGGGEGRGGGPGGRGPGGGGRGYGPGGGRGGNAWAQPGRGTAGGPGEYVPVRAPAPAPAPASAARRVESEEAGRSSGSVERISSKEVAKLEPLAPPVAVSPNGIRVPMQRPDGGGTLCQARVQLLVNHFIVKYPKLSTFFHYDIDIKFDPASSKVSGKELSNADFLSAKAELFKDDSFRQLSSAVAYDGKRNLFTVAQLPEGLFRVRVRSKTYIVSVEFKKQLPLSQLSELPVAREILQGLDVIVREASSWSKIILGHGFYSPQSKADMGSGVVSMKGTQQTLKHTQQGLVLCVDYSVMPFRRDGPVLDIVRQFIKPLPLDYRTALNKTHREKLVYELKSQRVTVSHRKTKQKYTIQGFTDLPASQITFLDSESGQSRKLVDYFAQQYGKVIEYQMLPCLDLSKSKDKPNYVPIELCKLVEGQRYPMANLNKDTDRALKSKALIKAAERKWEIETAVKAEDGPCRGEIAQQFGISLDVKMMEVTGRVLSPPMLTLGSSRGAPGSLSITPSNCQWNLMGKKLVEGKALQCWGIVDFSARPSHNKQQALDGNMFINYIVKKCCDLGIQMNKTACFVHLSAMSVLSDPHQLYEELNKAKQAAVKKNQKLQLLFCPMSEQHPGYKTLKLICETQLGIQTQCFLSHLANKTQGQDQYMSNLALKINSKLGGINVQLQDKLPLDNGVPYMFIGADVNHPSPGNVESPSIAAVVASMNRGATKYVPRIRAQPHRCEVIKNLGEIVQELIGVFEKKAGVKPQRIIYFRDGVSDGQFEMVLNEELADMEKVIKVKGYSPTITVIVAKKRHHTRLFPKEHNEPLQTKNGNVLPGTVVDTRIVDPVTYDFYLCSHNGLIGTSRPTHYYNLMDEHGYGSDDLQRLVYNLCFVFARCTKPVSLATPVYYADLAAYRGRLYYEGMLASQPQVRSSSSSASSAAAGASDFSNFPMLHVDLQDNMFFI